In Runella sp. SP2, the genomic window ATGGTCGATAATTTCATTTTACCATTGACACATTCGCCAAAGAAATGTGCGCGATCTTTGGTACAAATGGTAATGAAATAAGCCCCTTCCGACCCATAATCCCATCCTTTCAACCGTGCCGATTCGATACGGTATTTATTTTCAAACAATTTCCCCATAGCCGTCTAAATTTTTTAGGCATTAGACGGCTATGGGGGAGAATGGTAATGGCTATCTTTTTATTGATTTTCGTAGTCAAAGGCTGATAAAAGTTCAATCAACTTAGCCTCAGCGCGGTCGAGAGCGTCGTAGGTTTCCCCTTTAGTTCGGATATAACCACCAGCTTGCAAGGTGATATACGTTTCCACACCCATATTTTTGAGACTTTCATCAATAATAGGTTCTGCTTTTTCAGAGTCTTCTTCCGACAGTTTTGCTCGAATACTTCCTGCTATCAAATTAGCATTATCACTAATCGAAATGGCCAAAGTATCCATTAAACTGAATGTACGTGCTTGGTTAGATGTTATTCTCCAATTGATTATTGCTTTTGCCAAACCTTTTATCCAAGCATCACGTAATTCCTTTGGGGCAACTAGACATGGCCCGAAAACATTTTTTGACTCAACCCAGCCTTCACTTTTCAATTTAGCTATAGTTTCATCACTCATTTCAGGCTCAAAAGAGTTAGTTGTTACAGAGAATAAACGACGTAAGTCTATGGCAATGTCAGCAACAAAGAGACCAGTAGCTCTATTTGCGGGTTT contains:
- a CDS encoding CRISPR-associated protein Cas7, which produces MNTLYIRTLKRAEHTVFCVADGQKTYFDVQFGKYIPFSSGQQVKRSLIDSLCEAIKQTPSPTTFLFDVNKQKNLEEGEVYGTCDPTYADQLFGGWMKAAKGGKDRTLKRRSPLSISAMRALHPLLAGTYRENASFDRSERSNNEVIVRDEKGNKLNNDEIVAFLEGKDRSLSRKWIKPANRATGLFVADIAIDLRRLFSVTTNSFEPEMSDETIAKLKSEGWVESKNVFGPCLVAPKELRDAWIKGLAKAIINWRITSNQARTFSLMDTLAISISDNANLIAGSIRAKLSEEDSEKAEPIIDESLKNMGVETYITLQAGGYIRTKGETYDALDRAEAKLIELLSAFDYENQ